AGTGTGCCAGTAGCACAAAACAAACCCTCTTTGAGATTTTGCAACAAAGATCCAATTCATGATGCTTTCAGATAATAAAGCTGAGCAATGTCAGCATGAACTCTGTGACAACCTTCAATGCAAGGCATTTATTAACTTCTTCAACACTGCACGTCGGAACTTGTCTTCCGTTGATTCTGCTCAACAATTATGTCACCAGAAACTGTATGTTGCTAATTTTCCTTTGGGCAATcctattccaaaaaacatgattaCATTATGTTACATAAGAAATCCCCCAATTCAGACCAGAGGATACTAGAGTTGAAATTGTTTTATGAAATACACAATACTTTGGGCTAGTACTGCTTCACTTCATTTTCCACCCATCAATCCATTGTCTCCATTGcgtatcctgttcagggtcacaagAGCTGGGCCTATCACTGCTGACCACTCGCTTGCACCATTTTGTTCTCCTgctcgcaatgcattgtgggtaattttgagtgcactacacttttttttctctctggacattcggacacccctaaaaaaatggTGTGACCCCTATACAGTGCACTATAAGGGTAATAGAATAGTATGGACATTTGTGAACAGCCATAGAGCAGGGCTACAAAACGTGCTCCAAAACTACCTGGCATCCAACGTTTCATCTGCAGAAAAAGCCTTGGCTAAAGGTTAGAAATGTGACTATCAGAACACAACAGTCAGAGAGAGAATGTACTGGCATCCGTTGTACACAGCGGGCCTAAACATAGTGTGGCTTTGAGCCTACCGGACTCAGCAGCCCCTGCACGCAAAGCCCGTCAAGGACATCATGAAAGATCATGAGAAAACGTAAATattgagaaaaaagaaaatgtccaaaatcctATGGTGCACTACCTTTAGGCAAATGTAGCATTATACCTTTTTTACAGAGCCCGCTAATGAGGAGATTTGTCTGGTTGTTGAGGCTGTCGAATTGATTGAATGTAACGGTTGATTCCACCTTGGAGGATGTAAACACGAAAAACCCACTCAAGCACAGGTAAAACACATAATCATATACCCACACATACCATGAAGCCCCCAAAACTCTAAAACAGACATGAACCAGGAATACTAATTCATGTCAGGCAAGCCATAAAGGATGAGTGGATATTTGTATCACACCTGCTTGGAAACAAGTGCATCTGCTTACCATCATAATGTCCAAGAATCTAGTGgataaaaatagattaaaaaatgaTCCTCCCCTAATGTCTGAGCGTGACTCTATTCAGACTCTTAATTGAGCCAGGAACATTTTGTCCCATGAgtgtttataataaataaataaatcatttgtgcGTTGGCGATGGGATGCACAGAGCTGATGAAAGTCACTGTTTAGCTTATTGTGCAGAGCAAACAAGCTACGCTGGCTAAGAGGTTTCAGCTGTTCTGGCCACTGCATGAGGTAATATTGTGGCCTATTTCACTTGTTGATTCCTCCTTTCAGCTACTTCAAGCAAATAATACAACATTACTATGTACTTgatgcccccccctcccccaaaatgtTTCTTTGCCTCTATTATAGGTTTAAACTATAAATATTAGgtatgtgcccaaaaaatcgattcacgattctcatttagtacgattaagaatcgattttaaaatcgatttaatttaaattattttataccgtcttgcctttgtctgtgtgtgcctttatttggagcgctgttaatgttgtacccgattttggggcagtgtggttccacgcggtctaatacactgttaagttgtagccacattagagagtagaaggaaaaagtcacgatcaagttattccaataaaaaagtagtttttttgcagtgtggagccgttcttttgagtgataaaagtgccgcgagtagcgcgcttattagcattagcgagtcagactggagtagatcattacaattccttgcacatctatagattgaagcaaaaatcattgtcaatcaaatcattatgaataaaaaaatcgttcttaatcgaaaatcgattctgaatcgaatcgcagacccaaaaatcagaatcgaatcgtaagacatttaaagattcccaccccttatAAATATACCACAGATAATGAGAGCTCTTGCCCAACGTACAAAGATGTTAATCTTAATCAATCCTCACTAAATTTACTAACTACTAACTAAATTGTCACTAACactttagttttattattaatttactcCATACCCACCCACCACTCCTGTTTACTTACAGACTTACATATGAATATCATATGTCTGTCAGTGTGTTCACACACATACATCCCACTTTTAGGACGATACGTCCGCTCTTTGCGGGTAGGATATTTTCACTGTCTGTTAAGTAAGGTCTGCCCTGACTCAGAAATGCACTTGATGCTGACAGTAACCAGTGGATGAGTCTGGTTTCCAGGCTAGAGTACCCTGTGAAAATATACAGAAACACAGGGAGAGCATACCaattccacacaggaaggccgcaGCCCAGATTCAAACCCCCAACCTCAAAACTGTGAAGAGGATGTGTTAACTAGTCATCCATCCTGCCGCCAATTAATCAATTGTAATGAAACACTGTTCAGATTTTTATGGAAGCTGTTTGAGTTACTCCAAtttaataatttacaaaaagCTTCACAGAAGAGATTGTGGCTGTCCTTAGATGTGTCATTTTAGATGAATATGTTTTCTCTGacccaaagaaagaaagaaagaaagaaacaaagaaagaacaatTGGAGCTGAGCTTAAGGCACAACAAGTGGAAGCAGGGGAAACTTCCTGTCCCAGCACATATCAACATTTGTGAGTGTAAAAAGAGGGAAGCGGACTGAATGCCTTTATTCACAGCTGCATATTGCAGCTAtcgtggaaggaaaaaaaacgtgcaGCTCTCTTCCGCAAATACAAACTCATGACAACAAATCATCAAGCGCTTTTGCAGCAGAATATAAATAGAGAGCAGAGTGGGCAGGTCTAAACCTAACAGCCAATACTTAATACAACTTGGATGCACAGCTTGACTATCATGGAAAACTGAACCCAACTCATGTCAACAGTTCTTTTTATGACAATCTGTTCCTTTTATCCAGCCCCTAAACTGCTGCGAGCATATATAGTGACTGCAGCCCCTTTTCCTTGACTAACACCCAACAAACACAACCGTCGCGGACAGGATGTGACTCGTTTTAGATTTGTGAAGATTCAATTGGTTTACAACCACATCAGTACATAAAAGTATGATACTCTTAAAAGCACCGCTAACCCGAGAGGATCCACCGCAATGACCGGGTTAATGAGAAACACGAAAGAATCCCTAAATTCGCCTGTTAGCATTGCGGCTAACCAGTAGCTAGTCGCCAAGCTTTCCAGCATCAACATCATCCCACAGTGAGTGTCGGCGTGGCCACAAAGCTCATTTTACACACTTACCGGCTTTTTCCTGATCATATCCCACAACAACAAAGTAGTCAGCCAATCTAGCCATGTCTGCCGCTTTTCCCGAGCTGTGCCAACACAATTCAGCATTTTCCCTGCTTCCAAAGCACAGCCATTTTTGACAGAAGGGCAATTAGTGCGCATGCGTCGACGACATGGAGCTATCCATGGGCGTGGGCCCCTGGAGTTTACAAATACAAACGCCGCTTTGGCCCTCAGACTCGGGGGCCAGTCCAACACACCCACCAGGGTTCACCACCTTTTTGAAAGTGAAAGATATTCATTGGGAATTGAGTAATGCAAAGTGAtatcttttattatttgttaatgATGGTCATCTATGTGAAGACACTTAATCATGTTAATCATTTGATGATGTAAATATTAATGtgcaacactttatttctatagatCTCTGCAAGTggttacattttcaaatcatcacttctacaacattctACGAAATCACATTGTCCCTTCGCTGGTGAGTTATTTTCAGAACAGGCCTCTGGGCTAATCATGTGGTGGTTGCTCATGACCATTGCACTATAAAATAgttgttttcaatattttacattCTTGATTCATGACCACCAGTCTGTTGTTTCAGCTGTAATCTAACAATAATGCATCATGCATCTGCTATAATCAACGAAAAAGGTGTATGGAAGTTGTTTGAAGGGTTTAAGTCATTTAGTTTCATGTACTTGTACGCTCTTTGTCCTTGTTTGGTTGGTTGGGGGACGTGGTAAAGGAAGCTGTAGAAGGGATGACCATACTGCAAGTGGAgtagaaaatgtattacatgACATGATGCCATACAATGTTAGTTAAAACAGCATGAGTGTCCATTTAATGAAATGAATCGCCGCAGGTAGACGCCTCAGAGGAAGTGGTCCTCCTCAGATCCTGTTCCGGACGTAAGAGGGGATGGGAGAGGAGAagcggcagtaaaacaggccaaatcTGCATGTCAGCGGGTGACACAGGGCGGGCAAACTCCAAACAGGAAGGTCAGATCCGAGATTCATATACTGAAACTCAGAACTGTGAAGCAGATTTGCGAATTACGTATTTACCGTGCTGTCCAGTTTctttacaaacaaaacatcTGCCCTTGTTCTTAAATGCTACATGTctcatatattttataatattcacAGGTGGCAAAACTACAGGGGCTTAATGGACAGCAATTTTGTGATTTTGCACATGCAATTGGTTAGTCAATAATATTaaatggcatttaaaaaaaagttgtctcaAATTCAACTGAaactgtaaaaattaaaaatagcagGAACACAGTAAAGTACAATATGTACTATTATCTTAGCAATCATtctttgattttgtgtttgtcacTCTCTTTGTGTAGCCACCTCAAAGCTCGGCAAAAGGAATGATGACATGCAGAACATTTTTGAACATGAGCCAAAACATGAGGAAATCCACAGTGGGTGTTTCATGTACTGTTGTTGATCATTAcacaataaatatacataaatcGCTACATACAACACGTGTTTGACAGATAATCAATAAAAATTATGAATCATCCAACCAAAGCGTGGCCCCAAGCGCCACGCGCTCTTTTTCCTGACATACACGGCTATAATTACACACGTTTCCTGCCACACGTTCGTACCGGAACTGGCAGTGAAGGATGGGACAAACCATGTCACTCATCCTACGTTTGTCAAAAGATGTCTTTATAAGGAGACAGAGAAAGCTGGCGCTTTACTGTCATCATTTCACAATTCTGATTGTTGTCTTCCTGTAAGTGGATCACTTGAGGCAATTGTCATTACTGGTTTACAACACATGTGTTTGGCATTTATGTGTTGTGTTGAGTTGAGTGTAAAAAGTCATAAATACAAAGTGCTGAATAGCTAGCAAAGGTTTCCCTTTTGCAAGTactaaaatgaatcagatttattgctgtatttatttatagaagTTTGGGATGCTGATGGAATGTCAAGTGAGCTTGcatcaaattaagaaaacatgtCGCAACACATTTCCCCTTCGATTCCAAACTGAAAGgaaaatacaaaactgaaaGCACTATTCCATTGCGCTCGATAAATGAAAATTATAGTTCACCGGACCTTGGGGAATTACTATTGTGGAATTTATGCAATGTTAAAACTGACAGTAATCAACAGCATTTCATGTGCTGTATTTTCTGAAACAGTACAAAATAATGTCCATAAGAtgcccatctctctctctctctttctctctctctctctctttctcattctatttctctctttccctctatttctccctctctctctctctctctctctttctctctctctcggtacatgaaaaaaatctctgaattaaagaaaaataaaacatttacaacatttaaacatgaaatacaaTCAAACACATAAAACTGACAGTAATCAACAGCTTTTCATGTGCTGTATTTTCTGAAACAGTACAAAATAATGTCCATAAGATgcccatctctctctctttctctctctctctctctctctctctccattacCTGAACCATGAGGAGAAGCAGTATATTGTAATATGTTTATTGTAATTGATGTTTATTGCATTTTCAATCTTTTAGAATTGCCTATTTCACATtacttaacctttttttttttaatatagatattatatttaaaaagccTGGGTAAAAAGCACACGAACCTGAAcaaatgacaatatttgtctGTTCTATTCTATTCATTGATGGATCCCTGCGCTTACATTCCTAAGGGCAAACGTGTGGCTAAATGATTTGCCAAGTCTTTCCTGAAAGCAACAAATCATCCAAATTTTTCAAAACATGTCTGGACCAATATTGTtcaagctgatttttttttttcttactcaaTTTATTCTTAGATAATTGTGAAATTCCACCTTCCCGTAGTCGGCAAGGTAAAATAAATCAAGGCGTAAGGCGAGTTATTTACCTTGTACAAACAAATACCTTGAGTGTATTGGATTTACAGTCAGGCATATTTACCTTATTTAGTGATTTGACCAATGCTTCTCTCatcaaaaaaatctcaaattcaTCAAGCTGACATGGAACTTCACTGTGTCAGGGAGTGGCGTGAAAAGGAGAAAGTGGAAACATTCCTTAAATTTGACATGCGCAATTATGGAACCGTATCAAATCAATGGTCAGATATGGCAATATTTCCATTTAAAGAAGAATTATAAAATGTTGTCATATTACTttgatgtatgttttttttaattattattcagtAAACGCTCTACAACTATCCATGGTGTGTTTTGCGCCACTGGGAGAAGAAAGAGGGGGTAGGGGGGGTAAAGGATGAGAGTCAGTCAATGAGCCCCTCCCACCTTCTGTATAAAAGGCTCCCTGTCTGGTGTGTAGCTATTAGCAGAGTGACACAGCTGCCTTACAGGACTAGTGGCAATATTCCCCAAACCTGTGGAATACGCGTCTGAATATCTGACCAGAAAAAAGAAGAGCTTTGTCATCCAAGTGAGAATTACAGGTATGTTTACTTCCTTTTTTCTCTTTATGAGCACTTACCTATGATTGCTGCTctcccagctgatggctttatCCTTGCTTTTTTTGAGGTCAGGGCACAAGTGTATAGACAAGGACAGGTTATCTGTCTGGTTATATAAGCAGTTCAGCTCTTAATATGTGCGCGCGTCTGTGGCGGAACCTCTTTCGAGGTGTAGCACATCTAAGAAAAACCCTGCAACTAATTACAAGGCATTTTAATCACAAGTAAAATGTGTTTCTATAGCTGTTGTTTTACTGTTATTGCGGCAAGTCTATTTTGGTCGGTTCTATTGGTAGACAGCGTCCTTCACATTATTGGCCAGGGGCCCAAAGCATGGTTGTAGGTTTACTTAACTGAGGAAAATGTGACCCTAGCTTAACTtctcaaataaatgaatgataaGTGCAAATAACTTGGCTTTTGGACTCTTGTGTAAACATTACTAATTTACAGCCATACTGTACTCGAGGGATTAACACACATAGTGAGTGGCACAGTAGGGAGTTTGAAAAGTTAAATTGTAATGTACGTGTGATATTGCAAATGTCTAACTGGATGTTTTCTTGCTTCCACAGGAGGAAAAATGAAACTCATCTTCCAGGCCTTCCTCTATTGCTGCCTGGTGGCCACAGCGGCACACTGTGTGGAACTTGAAGTGAATCCCAAGTTAAAAAAGAGGTGAGTTGCTGGGGTTGCTTGTCGAGACGACAGTTGTCATGATCGGACTTAAGACTAATGGATTTTTGCCCTTCCCCATTTAGACTCAGCAAATGGCTCGAGAGCAGACTCAGACGGGATCTGGACAGCACGACTGCGAACTCTGAGCACTTTGTCCGGCAAGAGGACATCAGGGATACCATGCTGCCACATTCCAGGTATATACCTTCAACtcaagtgcttttttttgtcacagacATAAGCATCTTGAATCAAcctccttctcttcctcctccagcaCTGAAACCAATGTGCGAACCAAGAGGTCCAAAAATTCTGCCAACCAGTCGAGAAGACAGGGTTGTTACCTGGGGACCTGCTCGGTGCACGACCTGGCGCACCGTCTGCACGTACTCAACAACACGCTGAAGATGGGCACCGCCCCCCCTATCAAGATGAGCTCAAAAGGGTACGGCCGCAGACGTCGCTCCCTACCAGCCAGCACAGTCGCACTGAGGCTGGAGCAGGGCAGGCTCAGGCCTGTGTGGCGCAACACTGACTCTCAGGTCCATAGGCTTGAGGCTCTGCTCAGGCAAACATGAATGGGACTTTTTGCAAGAAAGAAGAACGAAAGCCAAGGGAGTCTAAGAGTTAGCGTACTCTCTGCTCTCTGCTTAAATTCTCTGAATGCCTCAGATTTGCCAAGTATTCTCCAGCAGCATTTTTCCAGGTCTGGGGACCAAGTCAGAGCAAGACTGGCTGCACTGAGTTTCTTAAAGAGCTGAGCCTCGCTGCTCGGTGATGTGGAGCGAGCAAACCACTGCAAACACTGGATGGAACAGCGTGGAGCAACTACAGGTGCTGCTCTCTGCTTGGCAGGGGGCGAGCCCTCACAGGGTTGATTCCTACCCAAATGAGTGGACTTAAACTCTGGTGTAAAAGAGTGAACACTCACAATTCCTCCTCCACTTTGATAAGTGCTATCCCGCGAGGATAAAAAGCTGTGAGCACTTTGCCATTTGGACTTTAATGAATGGTCAGGAGAAAATGATGTGCATTACGATGTCAAACAAGGGGACAGACACTCTCAGCCTATATCAAGTTTTGGGCACTGTataaaggaaaataaatgcCTTAGATTCTGTGAGTTATGTGCCAGTCCACAATGGATTGAAATATACTTGAAGTTGttatttgtacaaaaacacgtgcaatctatatattttttttcccatggagatactgtatatgtatataggaattcatttatttaatattatatagAAGTTACATCTAAACACATAGAACTATTTTTGTACAGAAAGAAATATATGGTATATGGGCATTGTATTATTTTGCAGACTGTGGTAATAGgagaattgttttatttggtatattatatatttgtaaatgttctctattttatttgtgttaaaGCAATAATATTGTCatgtaataaacatttttgcaaaCGAAACCTTGACCTTGTCCAGACTTCCTTTTGCTTCCGGCCGCCGTAAATTCCAGCTCAAGTGGCGCGGTCTAGTGTCTAGAGAATATAGCAAGACAGGCAGCACCTGGTCTCTGTTAAATGATTACAGACTCTCATTAGAGTTTCCCCTCCTCTCACTACATTCCCTCAGTTATGACCTTCCACC
This portion of the Vanacampus margaritifer isolate UIUO_Vmar chromosome 4, RoL_Vmar_1.0, whole genome shotgun sequence genome encodes:
- the adma gene encoding adrenomedullin a — translated: MKLIFQAFLYCCLVATAAHCVELEVNPKLKKRLSKWLESRLRRDLDSTTANSEHFVRQEDIRDTMLPHSSTETNVRTKRSKNSANQSRRQGCYLGTCSVHDLAHRLHVLNNTLKMGTAPPIKMSSKGYGRRRRSLPASTVALRLEQGRLRPVWRNTDSQVHRLEALLRQT